From Peromyscus maniculatus bairdii isolate BWxNUB_F1_BW_parent chromosome 19, HU_Pman_BW_mat_3.1, whole genome shotgun sequence, the proteins below share one genomic window:
- the Cetn1 gene encoding centrin-1, with amino-acid sequence MASNLRKSNVASTSYKRKVGPKPELTEDQKQEVREAFDLFDSDGSGTIDVKELKVAMRALGFEPRKEEMKKMISEVDKEATGKISFNDFLAVMTQKMAEKDTKEEILKAFRLFDDDETGKISFKNLKRVANELGESLTDEELQEMIDEADRDGDGEVNEEEFLKIMKKTNLY; translated from the coding sequence ATGGCGTCCAACTTGAGGAAGTCAAACGTAGCCTCCACCAGCTACAAGAGAAAGGTGGGTCCTAAGCCTGAACTCACCGAAGACCAAAAGCAAGAAGTTCGGGAAGCCTTTGACCTCTTTGATTCTGATGGAAGCGGGACCATTGATGTGAAGGAGTTGAAGGTGGCCATGAGAGCTCTAGGCTTTGAAcccaggaaggaagagatgaagaaaatgatTTCGGAAGTAGACAAAGAGGCCACAGGGAAGATCAGCTTCAATGACTTCTTGGCTGTGATGACTCAGAAGATGGCCGAGAAAGATACCAAAGAAGAAATTTTGAAGGCTTTCAGGTTGTTTGATGATGATGAAACAGGGAAAATCTCATTCAAAAACCTCAAGCGTGTGGCCAACGAGCTGGGGGAAAGCCTCACAGATGAGGAGCTGCAGGAGATGATCGATGAAGCTGATCGTGATGGCGATGGAGAAGTGAATGAGGAAGAGTTTCTTAAGATCATGAAGAAGACCAACCTTTATTAA